From Brachionichthys hirsutus isolate HB-005 chromosome 7, CSIRO-AGI_Bhir_v1, whole genome shotgun sequence, the proteins below share one genomic window:
- the LOC137895915 gene encoding tubulin--tyrosine ligase-like: MSSPIYTFMTRDDNSTVYAEVSKLLFSTGQWKKLKRDNPRFNLMLGERNRLPYGRLGLEPGLVQLVNYYRGADKLCRKASLVKLIKTSPELSDSSNWFPESYIIYPTNLNTPVAPAKNGINHLKSNPKTDEREVFLSSYHSKKESGDGVVWIAKSSAGAKGAGMFISHDAAQLVEHIDNQGQVHVIQKYLEKPLLLEPGHRKFDIRIWVLVDHQYNIYLYREGVLRTSSEPYNSSDLQDTTSHLTNHCIQKEQSQNYGRYEEGTCTC, from the exons ATGAGTTCCCCGATATACACCTTCATGACCCGGGACGACAACAGCACCGTTTATGCAGAAGTTTCCAAACTCCTGTTCTCCACCGGGCAGTGGAAGAAGCTGAAAAGAGACAATCCCCGGTTTAACCTGATGCTCGGTGAGCGGAACAGACTGCCCTACGGACGCCTCG GTCTCGAGCCGGGACTGGTGCAGCTGGTGAATTActacagaggagcagacaaACTCTGCAGAAAGGCGTCGCTGGTCAA GCTGATCAAAACCAGCCCAGAGCTGTCTGACTCCAGTAACTGGTTCCCAGAATCCTACATCATCTATCCCACTAACCTCAACACCCCTGTTGCCCCAGCAAAGAATGGCATTAACCACCTCAAGAGCAATCCCAAGACAGATGAGCGAGAAGTTTTCTTGTCTTCCTACCACTCTAAGAAAGAAAGTGGGGACGGCGTCGTGTGGATTGCAAAGTCTTCTGCTGGAGCTAAAG GTGCAGGAATGTTTATCTCCCATGATGCTGCTCAGCTGGTGGAGCACATTGATAATCAGGGACAGGTTCACGTGATCCAGAAGTACCTGGAGAAgcccctgctgctggagccgggaCATCGGAAGTTTGACATCAG GATCTGGGTGCTAGTGGACCATCAGTACAACATCTACTTATACCGGGAGGGTGTGCTGCGGACTTCCTCCGAGCCTTACAACAGCTCAGACCTGCAGGACACGACCAGCCATCTGACCAACCACTGTATCCAGAAGGAGCAGTCCCAGAACTACGGGCGCTACGAAGAGGGCACCTGTACCTGCTGA